One region of Streptomyces sp. NBC_00442 genomic DNA includes:
- a CDS encoding cobalamin biosynthesis protein, with translation MRADRTFVYGSTAGLIGDLLLGDPRRGHPVAAFGRAAGAVERALWRDHRGWGALHTVVCAGGAAGLAALLSRAVRESPVATATLTAAATWSVVGGTSLGREARAIGGALAAGDVESARERLPHLCGRDPQSLDADGIARAVVESVAENTSDAVVGALVWGAFAGVPGLVGFRAVNTLDAMVGHKSARYRGYGWASARLDDVLGWPGARLTAALAALAGPDSQGAVRAWRADAGRHPSPNAGPVEAAFAGALGVRLGGTLSYAGRVEHRPVLNAAGRAVEVRDIERAVRLSRTVSGLTLAAAVVARAAVRKGRTWVAGC, from the coding sequence GTGCGGGCCGATCGCACCTTCGTCTACGGCTCCACGGCCGGACTCATCGGCGACCTCCTGCTCGGCGATCCGCGCCGCGGCCATCCGGTCGCCGCGTTCGGCCGGGCGGCCGGCGCCGTCGAACGCGCCCTGTGGCGCGACCACCGCGGCTGGGGCGCGCTGCACACCGTCGTGTGCGCGGGCGGCGCCGCGGGCCTCGCCGCCCTGCTCTCCCGTGCCGTACGGGAGAGCCCCGTCGCGACCGCCACACTGACCGCCGCCGCGACCTGGAGCGTGGTGGGCGGCACGTCGCTGGGCCGCGAGGCGCGGGCGATCGGCGGGGCTCTGGCCGCGGGCGACGTGGAGTCGGCCCGGGAACGCCTTCCGCACCTGTGCGGGCGCGACCCGCAGTCCCTGGACGCCGACGGCATCGCGCGCGCCGTGGTCGAGTCGGTCGCAGAGAACACGTCGGACGCGGTCGTCGGCGCCCTGGTGTGGGGCGCGTTCGCGGGCGTGCCGGGCCTCGTGGGCTTCCGGGCGGTCAACACCCTGGACGCGATGGTCGGACACAAGTCGGCGAGGTACCGCGGGTACGGCTGGGCCTCGGCGCGCCTGGACGACGTGCTGGGCTGGCCGGGCGCCCGGCTCACCGCCGCCCTCGCGGCGCTCGCGGGCCCCGACTCCCAGGGCGCGGTGCGGGCCTGGCGCGCCGACGCCGGCCGGCATCCGAGCCCCAACGCGGGCCCGGTGGAAGCCGCGTTCGCGGGCGCGCTCGGCGTGCGGCTCGGCGGCACGCTCTCCTACGCCGGGCGCGTCGAGCACCGGCCGGTCCTGAACGCGGCGGGCCGCGCCGTCGAGGTCCGGGACATCGAACGGGCCGTACGGCTCTCGCGCACGGTGAGCGGGCTGACGCTGGCCGCCGCCGTGGTGGCGCGGGCCGCTGTGAGGAAGGGACGTACATGGGTGGCGGGCTGCTGA
- a CDS encoding inorganic phosphate transporter: protein MEHITLLLAIVIVTALVFDFTNGFHDTANAMATTISTGALKPKTAVAMSAALNLVGAFLSVEVAKTISGGIIDEKGIRTEVIFAALVGAILWNLLTWLLGLPSSSSHALFGGLIGAAVMSAGWSSVNGSTVVTKVLLPAVAAPIVAGVAAMLATRLTYRINRNTDEKATAKGYRAGQIASAGLVSLAHGTNDAQKTMGIITLALVTGGVLHPGANPPLWVIVSAGLAIAMGTYLGGWRIIRTMGKGLTELRPPQGFAAQTGAATVILASSHIGFSLSTTQVCSGSVMGAGLGRKGGVVRWSTATRMAVAWILTLPAAALVGAGAEFLTRQGTWGIAAVAVLLIAGSGVIWKLSRRQPVDHHSVTPDEAPAAEPVGVVTTAIAAVAPPPTALAVATDLRATIQAPAPVDPPTPATV, encoded by the coding sequence ATGGAACACATCACGCTGCTGCTCGCGATTGTGATCGTGACAGCTCTAGTGTTCGATTTCACGAACGGTTTCCACGACACCGCCAACGCGATGGCCACCACCATCTCGACCGGCGCCCTGAAGCCCAAGACGGCGGTCGCCATGTCCGCCGCGCTCAACCTGGTCGGCGCGTTCCTGTCGGTGGAGGTCGCCAAGACGATCTCCGGCGGGATCATCGACGAGAAGGGAATCCGCACCGAGGTCATCTTCGCGGCCCTGGTCGGTGCCATCCTCTGGAATCTCCTGACCTGGCTGCTCGGGCTGCCCTCCAGCTCCTCGCACGCCCTGTTCGGCGGCCTCATCGGCGCCGCGGTGATGTCGGCCGGCTGGTCCTCGGTCAACGGCTCCACCGTCGTCACCAAGGTGCTGCTCCCGGCCGTCGCCGCCCCGATCGTCGCGGGTGTCGCGGCGATGCTGGCCACCAGGCTCACGTACCGGATCAACCGGAACACCGACGAGAAGGCCACCGCCAAGGGCTACCGCGCGGGCCAGATCGCCTCGGCCGGTCTCGTCTCGCTCGCCCACGGCACCAACGACGCCCAGAAGACGATGGGCATCATCACCCTCGCCCTGGTCACCGGCGGTGTGCTGCACCCGGGCGCCAACCCCCCGCTGTGGGTCATCGTCTCGGCCGGTCTGGCCATCGCGATGGGCACCTACCTCGGCGGCTGGCGCATCATCCGCACCATGGGCAAGGGCCTGACCGAACTGCGTCCTCCGCAGGGTTTCGCCGCCCAGACCGGCGCCGCCACCGTCATCCTCGCCTCGTCGCACATCGGCTTCTCGCTCTCCACCACCCAGGTCTGCTCGGGTTCGGTGATGGGCGCGGGCCTCGGCCGCAAGGGCGGTGTGGTCCGCTGGTCCACCGCGACCCGGATGGCCGTCGCCTGGATCCTGACGCTGCCGGCCGCGGCACTCGTCGGCGCCGGAGCGGAGTTCCTCACCCGGCAGGGCACCTGGGGCATCGCGGCCGTCGCGGTCCTCCTGATCGCCGGCTCGGGCGTCATCTGGAAGCTGTCGCGCCGCCAGCCGGTCGACCATCACAGCGTCACCCCCGACGAGGCCCCCGCGGCCGAGCCCGTCGGTGTCGTCACCACCGCGATCGCCGCGGTCGCCCCGCCGCCCACCGCCCTGGCCGTCGCGACCGATCTCAGGGCCACCATCCAGGCCCCGGCCCCCGTCGACCCGCCCACCCCGGCCACGGTCTGA
- a CDS encoding cobyric acid synthase → MGGGLLIAGTTSDAGKSVVTAGICRWLVRRGMKVAPFKGQNMSLNSFVTREGAEIGRAQAMQAQAARVEPTALMNPVLLKPGSDRSSQVVLMGRPVGELSARGYHGGRQQTLLEPVLDCLAELRGTYDAVICEGAGSPAEINLRRTDIVNMGIARAARLPVVVVGDVDRGGVFASFFGTTALLSPEDQALVAGYVVNKFRGDVTLLEPGIEMLRGLTGRHTYGILPYAHGLGIDEEDGLRVSMRGTVRESVVAPPVGADVLRVAVCAVPLMSNFTDVDALAAEPGVVVRFVDRPEELTDADLVVVPGTRGTVRALEWLRERGLAAELARRAAAGRPVLGICGGYQLLGEHIEDDVESKAGTVAGLGLLPVRVRFAVEKTLARPAGEALGEHVEGYEIHHGVAEVLGGEAFMSDDRGHGSDGCRVGAVWGTHWHGSLESDGFRRRFLEQVARDAGRRFVPAPDTSFGVLREEQLDRLGDLIEEHADTDGLLRLIEQGPPAGLPFIPPGAP, encoded by the coding sequence ATGGGTGGCGGGCTGCTGATCGCGGGCACGACATCGGACGCCGGCAAGAGCGTCGTCACGGCCGGGATCTGCCGCTGGCTGGTGCGCCGGGGCATGAAGGTCGCGCCCTTCAAGGGGCAGAACATGTCGCTGAACTCGTTCGTCACGCGCGAGGGCGCGGAGATCGGCCGGGCCCAGGCGATGCAGGCGCAGGCGGCCCGCGTGGAGCCGACCGCGCTCATGAATCCGGTGCTGCTCAAGCCGGGCAGCGACCGCTCGAGCCAGGTCGTCCTCATGGGCAGGCCGGTCGGGGAACTGAGCGCCCGGGGCTATCACGGGGGACGCCAACAGACGCTCCTGGAACCGGTGCTGGACTGCCTCGCGGAGCTTCGGGGCACGTATGACGCCGTGATCTGCGAGGGGGCGGGCAGCCCGGCCGAGATCAACCTGCGGCGCACCGACATCGTCAACATGGGCATCGCGCGGGCCGCCCGGCTGCCCGTGGTCGTGGTCGGCGACGTCGACCGGGGCGGGGTCTTCGCCTCGTTCTTCGGTACGACGGCGCTGCTGAGCCCGGAGGACCAGGCGCTGGTCGCCGGCTACGTCGTCAACAAGTTCCGCGGCGATGTCACGCTCCTTGAGCCCGGCATCGAGATGCTGCGCGGCCTCACCGGACGCCACACGTACGGGATCCTGCCGTACGCCCACGGTCTCGGCATCGACGAGGAGGACGGCCTGCGCGTCTCGATGCGCGGGACCGTGCGGGAGTCGGTGGTGGCGCCGCCGGTCGGCGCGGACGTGCTGCGGGTCGCGGTGTGCGCGGTGCCGCTGATGTCCAACTTCACCGACGTGGACGCGCTCGCGGCCGAGCCCGGCGTGGTCGTGCGGTTCGTGGACCGGCCCGAGGAGCTCACCGACGCCGACCTCGTGGTGGTGCCCGGCACGCGCGGCACGGTCCGCGCCCTGGAGTGGCTGCGCGAGCGCGGTCTCGCTGCGGAGCTCGCCCGGCGCGCGGCGGCCGGCCGCCCGGTGCTCGGGATCTGCGGCGGCTACCAGCTGCTCGGCGAGCACATCGAGGACGACGTCGAGTCGAAGGCGGGCACGGTGGCGGGCCTCGGGCTGCTGCCGGTGCGGGTGCGGTTCGCCGTCGAGAAGACCCTGGCGCGTCCGGCCGGCGAGGCGCTCGGCGAACACGTCGAGGGGTACGAGATCCACCACGGCGTGGCCGAGGTCCTGGGCGGGGAGGCGTTCATGTCCGACGACCGGGGCCACGGCTCGGACGGGTGCCGGGTGGGCGCGGTGTGGGGCACGCACTGGCACGGCTCCCTGGAGAGCGACGGGTTCCGGCGCCGGTTCCTCGAACAGGTCGCACGGGACGCGGGCCGCCGGTTCGTGCCCGCGCCCGACACCTCGTTCGGGGTGCTGCGCGAGGAGCAGCTCGACCGGCTCGGCGACCTGATCGAGGAACACGCCGACACCGACGGCCTGTTGCGCCTGATCGAGCAGGGCCCGCCCGCCGGGCTGCCCTTCATCCCGCCGGGGGCGCCATGA
- a CDS encoding class II aldolase/adducin family protein, with the protein MSDNEAATAGAWAELVDTARRSAAQGLVVGTSGNVSVRVGELVLVTPTGVPYDRLGPADTVAVDLEGRQVMGALRPTSELPMHLAVYRTTDALAVVHTHAVHATAVSTLVPELPLIHYMAAALGGPVRVAPYAVYGSEELAENMLAALEGRTGCLLQNHGTVTYGAGLAQAYDRTAQLEWMCRLWLTAAALPGRAPSLLSPAQLDEAAQRLSGYGQP; encoded by the coding sequence ATGAGCGACAACGAGGCGGCCACCGCCGGGGCATGGGCCGAACTGGTCGACACCGCGCGCAGGTCCGCGGCGCAAGGGCTGGTCGTCGGCACGTCGGGCAATGTGTCCGTGCGGGTCGGCGAGCTGGTCCTCGTCACCCCGACCGGTGTCCCCTACGACCGGCTCGGGCCCGCCGACACCGTCGCCGTCGACCTCGAAGGCCGCCAGGTCATGGGCGCGCTGCGGCCCACGAGCGAACTCCCGATGCACCTCGCCGTGTACCGCACCACCGACGCCCTCGCCGTCGTCCACACCCACGCCGTGCACGCCACCGCCGTGTCCACCCTGGTGCCCGAACTGCCCCTGATCCACTACATGGCGGCCGCGCTCGGCGGTCCGGTCCGTGTCGCGCCGTACGCCGTGTACGGAAGCGAGGAGCTGGCCGAGAACATGCTGGCGGCCCTGGAGGGCCGCACCGGGTGCCTCCTGCAGAACCACGGCACCGTCACCTACGGAGCCGGTCTCGCCCAGGCCTACGACCGCACCGCCCAACTGGAATGGATGTGCCGGCTCTGGCTCACCGCCGCCGCACTGCCCGGCCGCGCCCCGTCCCTGCTCAGCCCCGCCCAGCTCGACGAGGCGGCCCAGCGGCTGAGCGGCTACGGGCAGCCCTGA
- a CDS encoding putative cobaltochelatase — protein sequence MSTRYPFTAVVGMDDLRLALLLNAVSPAVGGVLVRGEKGTAKSTAVRALADLLPEVAVVPGCRFSCDPAAPDPECPDGPHESGPGGARAARMVELPVGASEDRLVGALDIERALGEGVKAFEPGLLADAHRGILYVDEVNLLHDHLIDLLLDAAAMGSSYVEREGVSVRHAARFLLVGTMNPEEGELRPQLLDRFGLTVEVAASREPERRVEVVRRRLAYDDDPARFAARWADEEGALRQRIVAARELLPSVVLGDAVLLQIAATCAAFEVDGMRADLVMARTATALAAWAGRTEVTSDDVRQAALLALPHRRRRNPFDAPGLDQDKLDETLEQFRGEDQGDDDPDPGPGGPDGGGGGGGVPPQGDSPENPAEPPAAPESPEPSEARASSEARASSDASDAVEPPASPAPAGPGERAAVKAAEPFRTKMLSVPGLGEGAAGRRSRARTDHGRTTGSRRPQGALTKLHLTATVQAAAPHQKARGRSGRGLVVRRDDLRQATREGREGNLVLFVVDASGSMAARQRMSAVKGAVLSLLLDAYQRRDKVGLVTFRGKDAEVALPPTSSVDAAAARLETLPTGGRTPLAAGLLKAHDVLRVERLRDPSRRPLLVVVTDGRATGGPEPVALAGRAARLHAAEGTASVVVDCESGMVRLGLAGELARELGGAAVTLDELRADSIAGLVKDVQGTSRRAA from the coding sequence ATGAGCACCCGGTATCCGTTCACCGCCGTCGTCGGCATGGACGACCTGCGCCTCGCGCTGCTCCTGAACGCCGTCAGCCCGGCGGTGGGCGGGGTCCTGGTCCGGGGTGAGAAGGGCACCGCGAAGAGCACCGCGGTGCGTGCGCTCGCGGATCTGCTGCCCGAGGTGGCGGTCGTGCCGGGCTGCCGGTTCAGCTGCGACCCCGCGGCGCCGGACCCCGAGTGCCCGGACGGGCCGCACGAGAGCGGGCCCGGCGGCGCCCGCGCGGCACGCATGGTGGAGCTTCCGGTCGGCGCGTCCGAGGACCGTCTGGTGGGCGCGCTCGACATCGAGCGGGCGCTCGGCGAGGGCGTCAAGGCCTTCGAGCCGGGCCTGCTCGCCGACGCCCACCGCGGCATCCTGTACGTCGACGAGGTCAACCTGCTCCACGACCATCTGATCGACCTGCTGCTCGACGCCGCCGCCATGGGATCCTCCTACGTCGAGCGCGAGGGCGTCTCGGTGCGGCACGCCGCGCGCTTCCTGCTCGTCGGCACGATGAACCCCGAAGAGGGCGAGCTGCGGCCGCAGTTGCTCGACCGCTTCGGCCTGACGGTCGAGGTCGCGGCCTCCCGCGAGCCCGAGCGGCGGGTCGAGGTGGTGCGCCGCCGCCTCGCGTACGACGACGACCCGGCCCGCTTCGCCGCGCGCTGGGCCGACGAGGAGGGTGCGCTGCGTCAACGCATCGTGGCGGCACGGGAGTTGCTGCCCTCCGTGGTGCTCGGGGACGCGGTGCTGCTCCAGATCGCCGCGACCTGCGCCGCGTTCGAGGTCGACGGCATGCGCGCCGACCTCGTGATGGCCCGCACCGCGACCGCGCTCGCCGCGTGGGCCGGCCGTACGGAGGTGACGAGCGACGACGTCCGCCAGGCCGCGCTGCTCGCGCTTCCGCACCGGCGCCGGCGCAACCCCTTCGACGCGCCGGGCCTCGACCAGGACAAGCTCGACGAGACCCTGGAGCAGTTCCGGGGCGAGGACCAGGGCGACGACGATCCGGACCCGGGCCCCGGGGGCCCCGACGGCGGTGGCGGGGGCGGCGGGGTGCCGCCGCAGGGCGACTCCCCCGAGAACCCCGCCGAACCACCCGCGGCCCCGGAGAGCCCCGAGCCGTCGGAGGCCCGCGCGTCGTCGGAGGCCCGCGCGTCGTCGGACGCGTCCGACGCGGTGGAGCCGCCCGCCTCCCCCGCCCCGGCGGGTCCGGGCGAGCGCGCCGCGGTGAAGGCCGCCGAGCCGTTCCGTACGAAGATGCTGAGCGTGCCGGGACTCGGCGAGGGCGCGGCGGGCCGACGCTCGCGGGCCCGTACCGACCACGGCAGGACGACCGGTTCGCGCCGGCCCCAAGGGGCGCTCACCAAGCTGCACTTGACGGCGACCGTGCAGGCGGCCGCCCCTCACCAGAAGGCGCGCGGGCGCTCGGGCCGCGGTCTCGTGGTGCGCCGCGACGATCTGCGCCAGGCCACCCGCGAGGGCCGCGAGGGCAACCTCGTGCTCTTCGTGGTGGACGCGTCGGGGTCGATGGCGGCCCGGCAGCGGATGAGCGCGGTCAAGGGCGCGGTGCTCTCGCTGCTCCTGGACGCCTACCAGCGCCGCGACAAGGTGGGACTCGTCACCTTCCGCGGCAAGGACGCCGAGGTGGCGCTTCCGCCCACCTCGTCGGTGGACGCGGCCGCGGCCCGGCTCGAAACGCTGCCGACCGGCGGGCGCACCCCGCTCGCGGCGGGGCTCCTGAAGGCGCACGACGTGCTGCGCGTGGAGCGGCTGCGCGATCCCTCGCGGCGGCCGCTGCTCGTCGTCGTCACCGACGGCCGTGCCACGGGCGGACCCGAGCCGGTGGCGCTCGCCGGGCGGGCCGCCCGGCTGCACGCGGCCGAGGGCACCGCGTCGGTGGTCGTGGACTGCGAGTCGGGAATGGTGCGGCTCGGGCTGGCCGGAGAGCTCG
- a CDS encoding lysozyme: protein MARDLGPLTRRIRARAALGVCVAALALGGTALTALTSPPGASAQDKPAGHDVSSHQKNVDWAAAKSRGATFVYVKATESTSYRNPYFGQQYDGARRAGLVRGAYHFAVPDQSSGRAQADFFAANGGGWRSDGWTLPPAVDLEHNPYGKDAKGGSGDTCYGLSPAEMTAWVAGFSDQMRLRTGRRPAIYTTTAWWNRCTGNSRAFAAEHPLWLARYATTPGALPAGWSYWTVWQHANGSGRLPGDQNLFNGTFAQLKRFAAGR, encoded by the coding sequence ATGGCTCGCGACCTCGGTCCGCTCACCCGCCGGATCCGCGCGCGGGCCGCGCTCGGGGTGTGCGTGGCGGCCCTGGCGCTGGGCGGTACGGCGCTCACCGCGCTGACGTCGCCGCCCGGCGCCTCGGCGCAGGACAAGCCGGCCGGCCACGACGTCTCCTCGCACCAGAAGAACGTCGACTGGGCCGCCGCGAAGAGCCGCGGCGCCACCTTCGTGTACGTGAAGGCCACCGAGTCGACGTCGTACCGCAATCCCTACTTCGGGCAGCAGTACGACGGCGCCCGGCGGGCGGGCCTGGTCCGGGGGGCCTACCACTTCGCGGTGCCCGACCAGTCCTCGGGCCGGGCGCAGGCCGACTTCTTCGCGGCGAACGGGGGCGGCTGGCGGAGCGACGGCTGGACCCTGCCGCCCGCGGTCGACCTGGAGCACAATCCGTACGGCAAGGACGCCAAGGGCGGCAGCGGCGACACCTGCTACGGGCTGAGCCCGGCCGAGATGACCGCCTGGGTGGCCGGGTTCAGCGACCAGATGCGGCTGCGCACCGGCCGCCGTCCGGCCATCTACACGACGACGGCCTGGTGGAACCGGTGCACCGGCAACAGCAGGGCCTTCGCCGCCGAGCATCCCCTGTGGCTGGCCCGGTACGCCACCACGCCCGGCGCGCTGCCGGCGGGCTGGTCGTACTGGACGGTGTGGCAACACGCCAACGGGAGCGGACGCCTGCCGGGTGACCAGAATCTCTTCAATGGGACTTTTGCGCAGTTGAAGCGGTTCGCGGCCGGGCGCTGA